In the genome of Spea bombifrons isolate aSpeBom1 chromosome 11, aSpeBom1.2.pri, whole genome shotgun sequence, one region contains:
- the LOC128468861 gene encoding histone H1B-like, producing MTETAPSPAPPPAETSAKKKQPKKPAAAKSRPVKSGPSVSELIVKAVSASKERSGVSLAALKKALAAGGYDVEKNNSRLKLALKGLVSKETLIQLKGSGASGSFKLNKKQLESKEKTSKKKETPVKPKKAAPKKVVKSPKKAPAGVKKSPKKIKKLSAAAKSPKKPKVVKVKKAGKSPAKKVTKPKAVKSRAKPKAAKSPAKPKAAKSPAKPQAKKAAPKK from the coding sequence ATGACCGAGAcagctccttccccggcgcctCCCCCGGCAGAAACCTCTGCCAAGAAGAAACAGCCGAAGAAGCCGGCAGCTGCAAAAAGCCGTCCTGTGAAGTCCGGTCCCAGTGTCTCCGAGCTGATTGTGAAAGCAGTCTCTGCGTCCAAGGAGCGCAGCGGAGTTTCTCTCGCAGCTCTTAAAAAAGCACTCGCTGCTGGCGGCTACGACGTAGAAAAGAATAACAGCCGCCTGAAGCTCGCTCTCAAGGGTCTGGTGTCTAAAGAGACCCTGATCCAGCTGAAAGGAAGCGGTGCTTCTGGTTCTTTCAAGCTGAACAAGAAGCAGCTGGAGAGCAAAGAGAAGACATCAAAGAAGAAGGAAACTCCCGTAAAGCCTAAAAAAGCAGCCCCTAAGAAGGTTGTGAAGTCGCCCAAGAAAGCCCCTGCAGGAGTGAAGAAAAGCCCAAAAAAGATTAAGAAACTGTCGGCCGCTGCCAAGAGTCCCAAGAAGCCTAAGGTTGTTAAGGTGAAGAAAGCTGGCAAGAGCCCAGCTAAAAAGGTCACAAAGCCCAAGGCAGTCAAAAGCCGCGCAAAGCCCAAGGCTGCCAAAAGCCCCGCAAAGCCCAAGGCTGCCAAAAGCCCCGCTAAGCCACAGGCTAAAAAGGCAGCCCCCAaaaagtga